In Actinomycetota bacterium, the following proteins share a genomic window:
- the ligD gene encoding non-homologous end-joining DNA ligase has translation MSDSIRVGKRTISVTNRDKVLFPDDGITKGDLIEYYAAAAPKMLPHVKNRPLTMQRYPDGIKAEGIMHKNIPKYFPDWIARSEQPKKGGTVTYVLANDAATLAYLAQQGSITQHVWLSTHQKPYEPDMMIVDLDPTTEDFSEVRDAALIFRSLFEEVGLVPFVKVTGSRGLHVAAPIRPNVSFDVVHEVATRVAQRAIDAHPDLLTLEFYKAKRGSRIFADVHRNGFGATAVAPYSVRPLAGAPVAVPIDWKEVEDKRLKPDGFSMRNALERPDHWKGFRAAARSLGRAMKALGVEP, from the coding sequence ATGAGCGACTCCATCCGCGTCGGGAAACGCACGATCTCGGTGACGAACCGGGACAAGGTCCTGTTCCCCGACGACGGGATCACCAAAGGAGATCTGATCGAGTACTACGCCGCCGCAGCGCCGAAGATGCTGCCGCACGTCAAGAACCGCCCGCTGACGATGCAGCGCTACCCGGACGGGATCAAGGCCGAGGGGATCATGCACAAGAACATCCCCAAGTACTTCCCCGATTGGATCGCGCGTTCGGAGCAGCCGAAGAAAGGCGGGACGGTTACCTATGTGCTCGCGAACGACGCGGCGACGCTCGCGTACCTCGCGCAGCAAGGGTCGATCACCCAGCACGTCTGGCTCAGCACCCACCAGAAGCCGTACGAGCCGGACATGATGATCGTCGATCTCGATCCGACGACGGAGGACTTCTCGGAGGTCCGCGACGCCGCGCTGATCTTCCGCTCGCTCTTCGAGGAAGTCGGCCTCGTCCCGTTCGTGAAGGTGACCGGGTCTCGCGGGCTCCACGTCGCGGCGCCGATCCGGCCGAACGTCTCCTTCGACGTCGTCCACGAGGTCGCCACGCGGGTCGCGCAGCGCGCGATCGATGCGCACCCGGATCTGCTGACACTGGAGTTCTACAAGGCGAAGCGCGGGAGCCGGATCTTCGCCGACGTGCATCGGAACGGGTTCGGGGCAACCGCGGTCGCTCCGTACAGCGTCCGTCCGTTGGCCGGCGCTCCGGTTGCCGTGCCCATCGATTGGAAAGAGGTCGAGGACAAGCGGCTGAAACCCGACGGCTTCTCGATGCGCAACGCGCTCGAGCGGCCGGATCACTGGAAGGGGTTCCGCGCGGCGGCGCGCTCGCTCGGCCGTGCGATGAAGGCGCTCGGCGTCGAGCCCTGA